acctGGACCATacgaaagctgcaaactcacaaacggtGTGGGAGTGAAACGTGCCCAGCTCCTCgacagcctttccaactgttctggAATCCATGGGTTTTCCCTCTCTGTCAGGCATTGGGATCTGGGATGGACACGGCGATTATCACTGCCTTTGCttcctgaagaggagaatgaatttcttccaagatgctccAGGCACAAGAGCTGAGCTGCTGTGTGTTACACGCCAGCCGTATCAGAGACAGAGTTGGCGGAACCTGACCCGGCGCTGAaacaccccaggaggagctaaacaaaaaaaacccagcctgtGTCTTCAAACTCAGAGGGATAAGAATGCAGTgactgtaacgaggtcagccagttggacctcatagaatacgagttccctgattggggctgttaacctggtccaatcagggagccctggctgtcactggccactcgggtgtttcctttcttcctggtggtagaaattgaataaagattcgtacaccttgtgtctctcactgtgattcacacctgcacacacacacaacatgggtgctggggaaaaaataagcgcCACCGAAGTTAGGCGGTAGAGTGGGGGTTAAAaaaggagtgtcaggggttctattaaaaaaaaacaggagtgtcgaATAACCTCTCCCCACTTCCTCCCACCCAATCCCACACCATTTCACAgcagaaaaaaacaacaaaaagaaataataaaaaaaagaaaacaaagggtgatgggaaaggagagagaagggaggaagagaggaaaAACAGAAACAATTATGACTccgatatatatttaaaaaaatccaagaacaagagtgtcagacatcctgttcattctgaaagctctgagggagctggaacagtgtcaaggactctctacatgtaaatgaagggtgacttggtgacgagatactggcttctgtggagttatttcagtgacagACCATCTACCAGCTGCTGTGCTTCAATGGGGCTGGAGGTTATATTGTTACTTAAACAAAAATAAGTAGTTAACAGGAAATGATGTGGCTGCTAATTTCCTGAAAAGATGACTGACAATTCTTATGAAATTTGCAATCCATGGCGGGATTATTCTTGTCCTGGCTTTGCAATGTCTGCCTTTGAGTTAGAAAACAGTCTGTATTTCGTTCTCCCTTTCCAccaagcattgaagataccttggaatctgagacAGACACTGTGGATTGACTGGTGAgtctgcatttttttcaaaaaagggtTGTAAGAACATCCTATCAATCTGTGGTGGAAGCACAATCTGTAATAccttttaaaaggtatctgcaTCAATACATGAGAGGGAGGAATGGATAGGAAGAATGACATTATGGGGGCGGCAGGGTAATGATTCTTTCAGAGAAGTGGCACAGGTACcatggggtgaatggccttctAAGCTGTAAGCTATTTTGACTCTGCTTAACCTACGAATATGTTTGACCTAAATTACTGTTGCATTTTAAGCAGTGCTACAGCAATATTTTGTGGGTTGTTTAGCTGGAACTGCTGCATTGTTATAATTTTTGTGATCATAATAGCTCATTGTTACttcaaagtgctggaaaacactTTTAACATCTGAAGATAACAGTACTATAAACACCCCAACTTGTGCAAGTGAAAATGTAATTTCAACTTTTACAAAAAGCTCTTTAGCATGCATTGTCACAGCAGATAAGTTACTCATCCTCCATAACGACAAAATTGATTCACAATCTGGTTTGTTTTCAAATGCACACACTTACAGTATAAGAATCAGACAAAAGGAATCTCTGTAGCACTCAAATACAAACAATGAGAATCAGCCACCAAACCCTGCGATGATGGTACATGGTGTCCCTTGATAAcaagtggagggggtggggggaggatggGGTTCAAATGCTGTCCTTTTGTTCAGGCTGCAAAGTTCAGACGATGCCTTCATCCAGCAGTTTGTTGACCCCCTCGCAGATTTTCTGCAGATACTCTTTGTAAACTCCATCAGGATTGTACAACTCAGACAGAAACTCCACGTCTGCGAAGAGTCTGAAAACGTGATCGATGCGTCCGTGGGATTTGGGAGTGAGGTGCCGCTCGATTAGAACGTGCAGCAAATCCTTGCATTCAGTCAGCAGTTCCGCCAGAATGTTTCTGTCGAAGGTGAACTCAACCTCATAGAAACTGACTGCCGTCATGGCCGCCTGATTTAATTTCTTCTTGAATTTATCCACTGTCTCCACTTCGTCCTGGTTGAACTGGTTATTCCTGTAGAGGATTCCGATTTTTAAAGCAATCTTGATCAAATCCTTTAAGACTTTGTGGGCCTCTTTCTTGTCATTTGTGTAATCTCTGGTTACTTTGTACAGTTCATCCAGGATGTCACTACTTGTGTCGTCAATGAGCATATTGGCCACTGCCTTGGTGGCCATTTTGCTCAGGATCTTTTTCTGAGCTTGCAGGGCCAAGCTTTTGGAGTTAAAGGATTCCGTTCCTGTTgtggaaataaaagaaaaaaatcagtgaTCACAAAGCGTTTTCATACAATACAGTTACACAGTAGTCTCTGGCACCAGAACATGCTATTGTGGGTTCCATTAATTTTTACCTGCGTTCATCTTCCACACAAGTTAATTCCAACATGATTAACTCCTGTGACATAATGTAAAGGGTGCTTTGATTGGGAAAGGAGGGGAAGTGTGTAGGAGGCCCTGGATGTTTTTGTGGAGACTGGGAGAGTTGTGGATGACCACAAGTGAGAGGTGTTGGGATGCTGGTGTGGATAACTATAAAAGCTGGGCAGGAAGGGGTCGTGTGGTATGATGGTAATGTTCCTTCCTCTGGACCAGGaagctgagttcaattcccatctgctccagaggtgtgtaacaataAGGTCTATAATGTGAAGATATCTAAGAGCTGGGGAGTTTTGGAAGGTGAGGGGGCAGGGGAAGACTAACACCCACTGGTGACCTTGCCCACACTACGTATccacaaagaaacaaacagacTAAACCCCTCAGAGATTGTCCTTAAAATAAACtatgtaaataaataataaataaaatcaacagTCAAAATAAGGGACTTTTCCTTGAAATGCAGGTCTGTTGTtcaaacaggaacagaaattgctagagaaactcagcaggcctggaagtatttgtggagaaaaatcagcatTAACATTACAAGTccatgatctttcttcagaactggaagcaGCTAGGAAAAAGTAATACTTATTGCTgattgggggatggggagggtgaAAGGGAGAAAGTGTCCAGAGCGAGAAAGGAAATAGAGGGAAGGCTGATAAAGGGATTGTTGATAATAAGCCTGGGAAGAAGAGAAGCATGATAGGTGATAATAGGAACTAATAGGTGggttcagcataaataccatctTTCCCTAGTTGCTTCTGAAGTGGTTTGCTGGAGTTGAAATGTGAACACtgattgctctctctccacagatgctgccagctctgctgagtttctctagcaatttctgtttttgttttagatcacCAGCTCTTTATTTGCCCTTACATCTTTTGAGTATATCTCATTCCTTTCTCCCAACTGTGGTTATCCTACACCCTCTTAAATGTATCTACCATTCACCTCAATATACCTTGTGGTGGCAAGTTGCACATTCTAATTATCCTTTCATCGAAACgttatggtgtggaagcaggccattcagccgaatgagtccacaccaaccttctgaacagggttccacccagacccaccaccccttctctgtaaccctgcatttcccctggccaatccacctaatctacacatctttgtattgtgggaggaaaccagagcagctggaggaaacccatgtggatACAGAGAGAATATGTGatctccatgcagacagtcacccaaggctggaattgaatctgggtccctggctctgtaaagcagcagtgttaaccactgagctactgtgccaccctttgagtgaagccATTTCTCCTGAATTCATTATTGGATTATCATCCTATTTATGATTCTTCAATTTTGATGGAAGGTCATCAATCTGAaatattagctgaaaatgtgttgctggaaaagcgcagcaggtcaggcagcatccaaggaacaggagaattgacgtttcgggcataagcccttcttcaggaccaaggaacaggagaatcgacgtttcgggcataagcccttcttcaggaaagaagggcttatgcccgaaacgttgattctcctgttccttggatgctgactaacctgctgtgcttttccagcaacacattttcagctctgatctccagcatctgcagtcctcactttctcctcctaatctGAAATATTACCTTTGTTTCACTCCACAGAAACTgtctgacctgtgtttttccagcattttttgttgttCTCTATTTCATGATCTTTGTATGTATGATCtgccacaaaacaaaacttttcactgtaactaggtacatgtggcaataataaatcacatcaaattaaaGTCTCCTCCGCCTTCCTTTGTGTAAATCTCTGTTCATACAGGCAGTGTTTTGTACTTGTACATGGTATGCATGGACAGAAGTAAGATATGCTAGTCTTTTAACTAGTCTTCATGCTAGCATGTTCATGCTAACATGCTAGACTTCATTAATTCTGAATATTCATAAGTAATGGAGTAAAATAATTTCATAGGGCAGCAGATTCAGAGACGATGCAATAAAAGGTTGACTGATTTATCTGTAAAAATACCGATAAGCCATTGTACACAAAAAGTTTATAGGTGTTTGATAGGAAGATCCTAAAAGAGATGACcatctgcaaagttactttcAGATCTCCCCCCAAGGATGGGCCGGCTGCGATCAACAATGCAACTGTAAGCTATAGgtggtctttttaaaaattcactcaacATTGATGTCTGATTGAGCTTTTAACACACTCCAACACGTGACATTTGGTGGTCTAAGAGGAAATTACAGAATGCATTGTGATTCCAGAGACAGCCTGCCCCAATACAATCATATGTTATTAAACCATAGACTGGTTATAGATATTTTAAATCAGTGGTCCCCTgtcatgttatgacacacctttggagcatgtgggatttgaaccagtgtcTTCTGGCTCAGAACTAGGGAGACTTCCAGTTGTACCATCAAGTAATTGCTACGGTCAACAGCAACCATCAACTGAGTCAGAAATGGAGGCAATTAGAAATATCCTGTAGCACCTACTTCCAATATAGTATTGACCAGTTTACAATCAAGGCCAGTGTGCTGCTTGCTGAAAGGTTCTGCAAATATTTAGTCACTATGAAAGCAACAATTAGTAACAAAGGCAGCATGTCACATTTAACCAAATAGTCTGGAGTCTCCAAAATCTAGGAAGTCACTGATGACATTTATATGGTCGCTGAACACAGAGTCAGTCTGTTGCAAATAAGATCACTGCGCAGCAATTCTGTGCAGCACCACCAGCCAATAATACCTTTCCAACCAGCTACTCATTCACGTGACCTGCAATCAGTCACTTCTTTCAAATAACTATCCGGTTCATTGTTGGGAAATCAATATGCCCAGGTCATTTACCAATATTATTGTCAGCTTGACATGTTTCAGCTACCATGGATATCAATCCTTTCCTTATTAAGATGTTGTTACCTTATTCTGCATCATTAAAAACATCTGAACAAAGTTGCAATGAGCTGCATCAATGTTCTCTGCAAATTTAAGAAGCCCAGGCCCATCTCATCCCAGTTGCATTTAAGTCATGCATAAACAACAGCATACCTCCAAAAAtgttctctctgtcactgatgcAGAAATTAATCCAAATGGAAAGAATTTGGTGAATTCCTGTTTTCCACTGTTATATGAATGAAGATGGGTAAGGGTTACTTTATTGCacaaggaatggagtataaaaatagggaagtcttgggAAAATGATGCCAGCCACTAGTGTCCACAGCTGACTACTGTAAGCAATTTTGGGCTCCTGGTTTAGGGAAAGATGTGCTGCCGTTGGAGGCAGTCTAGAGGAAATTCTCTAGGTTGAATCTGGGAATGAAGACTCTGTCTTATGAGGAAGTTggtcctgtactcattggagtttagaagaatgaaacatatgatgaaatgaaaatgaaacaaattctgCAGGGACCTgatagagtagatgtggaaagtctaggaccagagggcatagcctcagttTAATCCACGGACTGTATTTAGCTTCAATCTTGGCCAACCTTCCTGCCAGAAGTGCAGCATGATGCTGTCAAGTCAAATAGAGCAAACCAACACCCTACTTCCCCATTTGGGTTGTTCCACCACTTACCCAGAAACACAGTTCTGATTGCCATCCTGATCTGTTTTCCACATTGGGCCatttgacattttgtttttcaaaagctCCTCACAGAACATTTTCTCCTCAACTTTGAACCCATGAGCAAGTCCCCACTAGTAGGCAGGAACTCTAGTCACTAAATATGCCAGTCACAGAAGTGGTCATCAGGAGCTCGGCTGGGtacagatagaatcatagagatgtcgtccatgctgaccagatatcctacattaagctagtcccatttgtcatcacttggcccatatccctccaaaccattcctattcatatacccatccagattccttttaaaatgttataattgtaccagcctccaccacttcctcttgcaactcgttccatacatgttgaaaaggttgccccttaggtcccttttaaatctttcccctctcaccctaatactatgccctctagttctggactccccccaatcCAGGGacaagaccttgtgtatttaccctatccatgcccctcatgattttataaacctcaataaggtcacccctcagcttccaatgctccagggaaaacagccccagcctgaaaTGCCAGCCTCGAGAAAGATCTACAATCTAGGCTGACGTGCAAAATAGCCACTTGAGGTGGATATCAAAGCACTACCCATCATTCCCCACCTCCCCAGAGTTTGTGCTGTATGAGGTGAAGTGATTTAGAAGTAAGAAAGTAAACTCTGGTTTGCTATTTCAGGTCATTGGAGAAGAAACAGGAGCCTCAGAGGATCTGGAAAAAATGGAGATTAGTAATGATGTTATAAAGACTGGAGCATTTCAATAACAATGGAGCATGAGGACCATTTGGAAAGCATCCAATGCTGAAAGACTGACACTTGAAGTAAAAAGAGCTATAACTGAGTTTATTTGGAGGGtgtaacagagagaggagcaGCCAGAAAATAAGACATCAATTATTCTCAGGTTTTTTTCAACATGGTCCAacatagggcagcacagtggctcagtggttagcactgctgcctcacagcaccagggccccgggttcaattccacccttggatgacagtctccccgtgtttgcatgggtttcctccaggtgcgccggtttcctcccacagtcaaaaagatgtgtaggctgggtggattaaccatgggaaatggacGGGTTATGGAGATTAGGGGGGCATGTCTGGGTAGGATGGtcatcagagagtcagtgtggacttgatgggtcgaatggctggCTTCCACACTCTAGATATTCTACAATATAAAAGGAACTAATTAAAgcatacagtcggttctgatataatgtgatagttgCGATCTCGCATTACAAGAAAATTGCACAACAGCTGCACTGTTTAAAGGaatggggccagaattgtgttatagccaacacaggtaaggaaagtttgcgttTTGCAAATAATAGTGTAAATTCTTAAAttgcgttaaagccaatttgtaTTGACGAaacacgcgttatagcagaaccgattaTAGTTACTAAAGGCAATACTCACTAACTATCACGCGTTTGTGAAAGACCATTTGTAGCTTATCAATGGGAATAAGCACAAAATTATTTGCTTGGGACTTACTGAGACAATTTGACAAAACACCTATTTAAAACTGTTTAATAAGTCTTTGTAATTCAAAAGTGAATGAAAAACAATGCATTATTTAAAATTTCAAGCAACAATACAGTATTTACACCCATTCAGCATCTAGCTAGCTCCAATCCCTTCAGCCTAAGCTGGATAGTGTGATATAAACTGATGACTGAATTTGTAGAATACACAAACGTCCTTAGCAGTCAATATAGCAGCGTGTATGCACGTTAATGTGAAATAATAAGGTTGACGAAGTCAGGGAATTCCATTGTGCTGTTGACATGAAATTGGACATGCTGTACTGATGAGCAGAAAGGCTAAGGTCCTGCAACATGCATAAGATACTCAGCACCCTGGACAGCAAGTTACTTTCTGGGAGCCTTTGTTCAAACACTGCACTAATGCTCCAAGGAAATGGTTAAATTAAGAAATGTGTTCATGATATTGACTTGGAAAGAATGCTCGAGTGGAGTCTGATAGGAAAGGAAACACATTTTGATAAAGGGCACTTTCTTCTTGATGCTGGAACATCCTAACTACTCCTTCAGTGTTTTGCAATTACATTTAATTGAAATTCTCTTGCAAACACAAATAAATAATAGCAATCATCTGAAAATTAGGGCTAGAACCATTCAGGAGAGAGGTTAAGAAGCACCCCTACACACAGAGAGGGTGCtcgatgtttggaactctcttccacaagcagtagtggatgctggatcagttgttagttttaagtCTCAGATAATATTATTGCTTAACAAGAAATTTATCTAAGAGAAATGGGCAAAGAGCAGGAAGGTGGAGATGTGCaacagattagctatgatctcattaaatggtggaacaggcttgaggggctgaatggcctactcctgttggtTCCTAGATAAATTAGATTCAGTTTGAGAATGTAAGATACCGACAGTAAGAATGGTTAAGGGAAAAGCTCAGACTGAGGATCAAGGGGTGACCTAAAGACGAAATGAATAAGCTGCAGATCAATTGAGAAATAAGGGCAGCGTAAACTGAACTACTGTAAAGAGCTGGCAACAGGTAGCAATGCAGATGAGAAGAACAAGACAGTGACAGCTAatcacctccccctttcccaatatttaaagattctcaaACACATGAAACAGTAACTAAAGTTAACAAGAAATGCCTTCTAGCCTTTATCACTATTATTAGTGATAGTAGTTAGGCTTTCAGAAGAACTATTTTTCAGTTTGCCAGCTTTATCAATTTTATTGCTGTTAAGAAAGGCCTATTGCTGAAGTTTTTCACCTTGTTGTCATTGGAACCAATGcaagaattccaaatttttacTTGCTGGTTAGTcggcaagtcaactctgattggctGAGGGGTCACCAATTCGGCAGGGTTGGAAACAGAGGTGGCAGACTAGCAATGCAAGTGGTTAGTTCCATTTTCTTTGGGTAGATGCAAACCCTACAAAACTTTGGCCCAAGGTAGTAATTCCATTCATTAGAACTTTGATTGAGGGCTGGAA
The window above is part of the Chiloscyllium plagiosum isolate BGI_BamShark_2017 chromosome 36, ASM401019v2, whole genome shotgun sequence genome. Proteins encoded here:
- the tnfaip8l3 gene encoding tumor necrosis factor alpha-induced protein 8-like protein 3 translates to MATKAVANMLIDDTSSDILDELYKVTRDYTNDKKEAHKVLKDLIKIALKIGILYRNNQFNQDEVETVDKFKKKLNQAAMTAVSFYEVEFTFDRNILAELLTECKDLLHVLIERHLTPKSHGRIDHVFRLFADVEFLSELYNPDGVYKEYLQKICEGVNKLLDEGIV